Proteins encoded within one genomic window of bacterium:
- a CDS encoding glycosyltransferase family 2 protein, producing MSTPRLSVIIPAYNHLEKVTRCLRLVRETTDPELTEVLVQDDSSTEYNGPLSLGPCCERTNYNLGFAGNCNQAAKRAKGEVLFFLNQDCYPTAAGWDATLLALFDSHGKVGVVGPTLLFPDGKVQSVGGLFDGAGQPFHEALGYGNPDWEPISKARKVSWVTGAALAVRRGLWNMLGGFDTAYGRGYFEDADFCVRAQLEGYEVWHEPRVRLVHEVGSTGGNPSFAMNARTFKARWVDTKVVEPDVPAIKVRFWA from the coding sequence GTGAGCACGCCGAGGCTTAGCGTCATCATCCCGGCCTATAACCATCTGGAGAAGGTCACGCGCTGCCTGCGGTTGGTGCGCGAGACGACCGACCCGGAGCTAACTGAGGTGTTGGTGCAGGATGATAGCAGCACCGAGTACAACGGGCCGCTGTCGCTGGGGCCGTGCTGCGAGCGGACAAACTACAATCTCGGCTTTGCGGGCAACTGCAACCAGGCGGCGAAGCGGGCAAAGGGCGAGGTGCTATTCTTCCTTAACCAGGACTGCTACCCGACTGCGGCGGGCTGGGATGCGACCCTTCTGGCGCTCTTTGACAGTCATGGCAAGGTAGGCGTTGTCGGGCCTACGCTGTTGTTTCCTGACGGCAAAGTCCAGTCAGTGGGCGGGCTATTTGACGGCGCTGGGCAGCCGTTCCACGAGGCGCTGGGCTATGGCAATCCCGATTGGGAGCCGATCAGCAAGGCGCGCAAGGTGTCTTGGGTTACGGGTGCGGCGCTGGCCGTCCGGCGCGGGCTGTGGAACATGCTGGGCGGGTTCGATACGGCCTACGGGCGCGGGTACTTTGAGGATGCCGATTTCTGTGTGCGCGCCCAACTGGAAGGCTACGAGGTCTGGCACGAGCCGCGCGTCCGGCTGGTGCACGAAGTGGGCAGCACGGGCGGCAATCCATCATTTGCCATGAACGCACGGACATTCAAAGCGCGTTGGGTAGACACGAAGGTTGTGGAGCCTGACGTGCCGGCAATCAAAGTGAGGTTCTGGGCATGA